The Trypanosoma brucei brucei TREU927 chromosome 2, complete sequence genome has a window encoding:
- a CDS encoding 65 kDa invariant surface glycoprotein, whose protein sequence is MMKYLLVFAIITTRIPVLLVIGSEDNRVPGDKKLTKEGAAALCKMKHLADKVAEKGAEDLKKKTQNFAGFIEFEQEKVDNWLEKLRNRKQYSDGYAKLSDSDVEKVKEIFDKAKDGITKQLPEAEKEAREAERLYDEVKKAAQDARGQDLDDDTAKSTGLYRVLNWYCITKDNNKDITHNCDDGIKFRDHYLSVNRSAIDCSSTGYKEDYDWSANALQSALNDWENVKPKEVKPESGGNDVCKKDESSESHPCTMTGGWQTHYKDSILKLKELEDAHKRGKAAHDAMLGYANTAHAANTKVEQEKPLAEVITAAKDAGKKGAKIIIPAAAPATSTDSTKSEDSAPAEHVDRGIATNETQVEVGIDADFDSLLEAAEAAEVKSRHQRTAMIILAVLVPAIILAAAVAFFIMVKRRRNSSQDVDTGKAEGGVSSVKVVM, encoded by the coding sequence atgatgaagtATTTGCTGGTATTTGCAATTATTACCACAAGAATCCCTGTGTTGTTAGTAATTGGCAGTGAGGATAACCGTGTTCCAGGAGACAAGAAGTTGACGAAAGAGGGAGCAGCGGCACTCTGTAAAATGAAGCATCTTGCTGATAAAGTTGCAGAGAAAGGAGCAGAGGacttgaagaagaaaactCAAAATTTTGCTGGTTTTATAGAGTTTGAGCAGGAGAAAGTTGATAACTGGTTGGAGAAGCTGAGAAACCGGAAACAGTATAGCGACGGCTACGCTAAGCTATCTGATTCTGACGttgaaaaagtgaaggagaTATTCGACAAGGCAAAAGATGGAATAACTAAACAACTCCCAGAAGCGGAGAAAGAGGCTAGAGAAGCTGAGAGGCTGTACgatgaagtgaagaaggcggCACAGGATGCACGCGGACAGGATCTTGATGACGATACGGCGAAGTCCACGGGCTTGTACAGGGTGCTGAATTGGTACTGTATCACcaaagacaacaacaaagatatCACCCACAATTGTGACGATGGGATCAAATTCAGAGATCATTATCTGTCGGTGAATAGAAGCGCTATTgactgcagcagcaccggCTATAAGGAGGATTATGATTGGTCTGCGAACGCGCTGCAGTCGGCTTTGAATGACTGGGAGAATGTGAAGCCAAAGGAAGTAAAACCAGAGAGCGGTGGTAATGACGTGTGCAAAAAGGACGAATCTTCCGAGAGCCATCCGTGCACCATGACAGGAGGGTGGCAGACTCACTACAAGGATAGTATATTGAAGTTGAAAGAACTTGAAGATGCgcacaaaaggggaaaggcgGCTCATGATGCTATGTTGGGTTACGCTAATACTGCACATGCGGCGAACACGAAAGTGGAACAGGAAAAGCCGCTGGCAGAGGTGATAACGGCAGCCAAGGACGCAGGGAAAAAGGGCGCGAAAATTATAATACCCGCAGCTGCCCCAGCAACATCAACCGATAGCACAAAAAGTGAAGATAGTGCTCCAGCCGAGCATGTTGATAGAGGGATtgcaacaaatgaaacacaGGTGGAAGTTGGTATTGATGCTGACTTTGATAGTCTGCTGGAGGCCGCTGAAGCTGCCGAAGTAAAAAGCAGACATCAGAGAACAGCAATGATTATATTGGCAGTCCTTGTACCTGCCATTATTCTGGCTGCGGCCGTTGCATTCTTCATAATGGTGAAACGAAGGAGGAATAGCTCCCAGGATGTGGACACTGGAAAAGCGGAGGGTGGGGTTTCTAGCGTAAAAGTAGTAATGTAG